Proteins from a genomic interval of Pseudodesulfovibrio nedwellii:
- the uvrA gene encoding excinuclease ABC subunit UvrA, which produces MTQSADKKFIHIEGARHHNLKDLTLDIPRDQLVVVCGPSGSGKSTLAFDIVYAEGQRRYVESLSAYARQFLPQMDKPDVDKVEGLSPAISLEQQTATRNPRSTVGTVTEVYDFLRVFYARLGKFYCPKCGKAIAAQTTDEIVQTILAMEQGTKFMLLAPLIEHQKGTHKDLFAKLKKEGFVRVRIGGQMYTLDDVPELEKHKKHTIDLVVDRLVIKDGIKKRLTDSVELALERGDERLTVAVVGGDNSGDIPMSTLSTCPSCKISLPRLTPQLFSFNSPQGACPTCNGIGTVEYFEPDLIAPNKGLSLNEGGVIPWKSAYRQEQYGPKLKALCKIHGITLDSPLSDFSAEAWDDLFYGNPKVNWQGIVPILEYGQMQSGIWDHWTARFQQSRPCPDCKGARLKPEALAVRVADKNMYEFASMSIQRALDWLNELEFDGHDTLISEPLLKELTHKLGFMVNVGLEYLSLGRNMGTLSGGEAQRIRLASQLGSGLVGVTYVLDEPSIGLHPRDNQRLLDTLRSLQRRGNTVLVVEHDEETIREADHVIEIGPSSGWLGGEIVYQGPVDKLLTADSLTGKYLRGDMFIEPPESRRKAKEFITLRSVQTNNLKNLDVEIPLGVMTCVTGVSGSGKSSLVMDSMYKHLLLHRGQKANNPGKIGGIDGLEKIEKVISIDQTPIGRTPRSNPATYTKIFDEIRKIFAGSKEARTRGYQPGRFSFNVKGGRCEACKGDGQIRVEMHFLPDVYVTCEACKGKRYNAQTLEVEYKGKNIADVLNMTVRQAREFFANHPSLMRKLDVLAQVGLEYLKLGQPATTLSGGEAQRIKISRELGKRKLPGALYILDEPTTGLHMHEVGKLIRVLHALVDKNATVIVIEHNTDVIMASDHVLDLGPGGGEHGGQIVASGTPEEILANPDSATGQFLK; this is translated from the coding sequence ATGACTCAATCAGCAGATAAGAAATTCATTCATATAGAAGGCGCCCGGCATCATAATCTCAAGGACCTGACTTTGGACATCCCCCGCGATCAGTTGGTCGTGGTGTGTGGTCCGTCAGGCTCGGGCAAATCCACGCTTGCCTTCGACATCGTCTATGCCGAAGGACAGCGGAGGTATGTCGAATCCCTGTCCGCATACGCTCGCCAGTTTTTGCCCCAAATGGACAAGCCGGATGTTGACAAGGTCGAGGGATTGTCCCCGGCAATATCCTTGGAACAGCAAACCGCCACGCGCAACCCGCGTTCTACGGTCGGCACTGTGACCGAGGTTTATGATTTTCTGCGAGTATTCTACGCACGACTCGGCAAATTTTATTGTCCCAAGTGTGGCAAGGCTATCGCGGCCCAGACCACAGATGAGATCGTGCAGACCATCCTCGCCATGGAGCAGGGCACCAAGTTTATGTTGCTGGCTCCACTGATTGAGCATCAGAAAGGTACACACAAGGACTTGTTCGCCAAGCTCAAGAAAGAAGGCTTTGTGCGAGTGCGAATCGGTGGGCAAATGTACACCCTCGACGACGTGCCGGAGCTTGAAAAGCACAAGAAGCACACCATTGATCTGGTTGTGGACCGGCTTGTCATCAAAGACGGCATCAAAAAACGACTCACGGATTCCGTGGAGCTGGCTCTTGAGCGTGGCGATGAGCGTTTAACCGTGGCCGTGGTTGGTGGCGATAATTCTGGCGACATCCCTATGTCTACGTTGTCGACCTGTCCGTCCTGCAAAATTTCCTTACCGCGATTGACCCCGCAACTCTTTTCCTTCAACTCGCCGCAGGGGGCGTGTCCCACTTGCAACGGTATCGGCACTGTCGAATATTTTGAGCCTGACCTCATTGCACCCAACAAGGGACTTTCCCTGAACGAAGGCGGTGTGATCCCGTGGAAGTCCGCCTACCGGCAGGAACAATACGGGCCGAAGCTCAAGGCGCTGTGTAAAATACACGGCATCACTTTGGATTCTCCATTATCTGATTTTTCAGCCGAAGCGTGGGATGATTTGTTTTACGGCAACCCCAAGGTCAATTGGCAGGGGATCGTTCCCATTCTTGAATACGGCCAGATGCAGTCCGGCATATGGGATCATTGGACTGCCCGGTTTCAGCAGTCGCGACCATGTCCTGATTGCAAAGGTGCACGCCTCAAACCAGAAGCCCTTGCTGTGCGTGTCGCAGACAAAAATATGTACGAGTTCGCGTCCATGTCCATTCAACGTGCGCTCGACTGGTTAAACGAATTGGAATTTGATGGTCACGACACACTTATTTCCGAACCATTACTCAAGGAACTGACCCACAAACTCGGCTTTATGGTCAACGTAGGCCTTGAATACTTGTCGCTTGGTCGAAACATGGGCACCCTGTCCGGCGGCGAAGCCCAGCGGATTCGTCTTGCCTCTCAGCTTGGTTCCGGGCTGGTCGGCGTAACATATGTTCTCGATGAACCGTCCATCGGCTTGCATCCTCGCGATAATCAGCGGCTTCTCGACACGCTTCGCTCCCTGCAACGCCGGGGCAACACCGTGCTCGTGGTCGAGCATGACGAGGAGACCATTCGCGAAGCGGATCACGTCATCGAAATCGGCCCCAGTTCGGGCTGGCTTGGTGGCGAAATCGTGTATCAAGGTCCTGTGGACAAGTTGCTCACAGCGGATTCCCTGACCGGCAAATATTTGCGTGGCGACATGTTTATCGAGCCGCCCGAATCCCGTCGCAAGGCCAAGGAATTCATCACCCTCCGCAGTGTGCAGACCAACAATCTCAAGAATCTTGATGTGGAAATTCCGCTTGGCGTCATGACCTGTGTGACCGGCGTATCCGGTTCGGGCAAGTCCTCCCTCGTCATGGACTCCATGTACAAGCATCTGCTGCTGCATCGTGGGCAGAAAGCCAACAACCCCGGCAAAATCGGCGGTATCGACGGCCTTGAAAAGATCGAAAAAGTCATTTCCATCGACCAGACGCCCATTGGTCGGACGCCGCGTTCCAATCCTGCCACCTACACCAAAATCTTCGACGAGATTCGCAAAATCTTCGCTGGTTCAAAAGAAGCGCGTACACGCGGCTATCAGCCCGGACGATTCTCTTTCAACGTCAAGGGTGGGCGGTGTGAAGCCTGTAAGGGGGACGGCCAAATCCGCGTCGAAATGCATTTCCTACCCGACGTGTACGTCACCTGCGAAGCCTGCAAAGGTAAGCGGTACAACGCCCAGACGCTTGAAGTGGAGTACAAGGGCAAGAACATCGCCGACGTGCTCAACATGACCGTGCGTCAGGCCCGTGAATTCTTTGCCAACCATCCCTCCCTCATGCGCAAGCTCGACGTGCTCGCCCAGGTCGGTCTCGAATATCTCAAGCTTGGCCAGCCCGCCACAACGCTTTCCGGCGGTGAAGCGCAGCGCATCAAAATCTCCCGCGAGCTTGGCAAGCGCAAGCTGCCCGGTGCGCTCTACATTCTCGACGAGCCGACCACCGGTCTACACATGCACGAGGTCGGCAAGCTCATCCGTGTTCTTCATGCTCTTGTCGACAAGAACGCCACTGTCATCGTTATCGAGCACAACACCGACGTTATCATGGCGTCCGATCATGTCCTCGATCTCGGACCCGGCGGAGG
- a CDS encoding DUF4911 domain-containing protein: protein MKKSSRNRPRKRICPPPPQTSARTYVRINTADIGMFRFLLEGYDNLGIFTVVNKFKGILLLRYSPHLKREVKVFLKAAATEMKLEILPHL, encoded by the coding sequence ATGAAGAAGAGTTCACGCAATCGCCCCAGAAAAAGAATTTGTCCGCCTCCGCCACAAACGTCGGCGCGTACTTATGTTCGTATTAACACCGCAGATATCGGCATGTTCCGTTTTCTGCTGGAAGGATACGACAACCTCGGGATTTTTACAGTAGTAAATAAATTCAAGGGAATTCTGCTGTTACGATACAGCCCACACCTTAAGCGTGAAGTGAAGGTCTTCTTGAAAGCTGCTGCGACAGAAATGAAATTGGAGATTCTTCCCCATTTATAG
- a CDS encoding carboxymuconolactone decarboxylase family protein, which yields MKEPAEKATDLFRQMNKNRRDVFKAYQGFTATIKKGSAIEDKYQSLILIACSILSQCDMCISLHVQNAATHGATKDEIIDAGLLAVAMGGSPKMMYMRYVYEEAEKLFD from the coding sequence ATGAAAGAACCTGCTGAAAAAGCTACCGATCTCTTCCGACAGATGAACAAAAACCGCCGGGATGTCTTCAAGGCCTACCAGGGGTTCACCGCCACCATCAAAAAGGGCAGTGCCATCGAGGACAAATATCAGTCCCTGATTCTGATTGCCTGCTCCATCCTGTCCCAGTGCGACATGTGTATTTCACTGCACGTTCAGAATGCGGCCACGCACGGCGCAACCAAGGATGAGATCATCGATGCAGGCCTCTTGGCCGTTGCCATGGGTGGTTCTCCCAAGATGATGTACATGCGATATGTATATGAAGAGGCGGAAAAACTCTTTGACTAG
- a CDS encoding HD-GYP domain-containing protein — protein sequence MQDATATGIENEESHKISANNVFKVSPYMVIPSRVGGFSLYLKQDKNFVLYAEKGVLFTEEHTKRLIMLDVKHLYVKASDYAFYTSYLQDNIMEVLEDEAIPLSERARAWNDATVAIAKSAFDRSLPAPVDKRQFKRIKSLISNSLTFLTRDDALRELSRFIREGDSLYRHGIAVMVLTIVTLATFMKDEHDILVAVGLGAMLHDIGKLELPQNIFVNRYETLNREGKDLVRSHPALGVGYCSSLPLPQETLQCILFHHEREDGTGYPSGSTGNFLPDYVKVLTMCNLYDNLVTGKYGRKKTPFEALTHIRSMRSAFDQKMLKRLISVLATSDLA from the coding sequence ATGCAGGACGCAACAGCGACTGGGATCGAAAACGAAGAATCCCACAAAATATCAGCGAACAATGTTTTTAAAGTGTCGCCATACATGGTCATCCCTTCCAGGGTCGGCGGTTTCTCGTTGTACCTGAAGCAGGATAAAAACTTTGTGCTGTATGCGGAAAAGGGCGTCCTGTTTACCGAGGAGCACACCAAGCGTCTCATTATGCTTGATGTAAAACATCTGTACGTCAAAGCCTCAGACTATGCCTTTTATACGAGTTACCTTCAGGATAATATCATGGAGGTGCTGGAAGATGAAGCCATCCCATTGTCCGAAAGAGCCAGGGCATGGAACGACGCCACCGTGGCCATTGCCAAATCAGCTTTTGATCGATCTTTGCCTGCCCCTGTAGACAAGCGGCAATTCAAACGCATTAAGTCTCTCATCTCCAACTCTCTCACATTTCTAACCCGCGACGATGCTTTGCGTGAACTGTCTCGATTCATCAGAGAAGGGGACAGCCTGTACCGCCACGGCATTGCCGTCATGGTCCTGACCATTGTTACCCTCGCCACGTTCATGAAAGATGAGCACGACATATTGGTGGCCGTCGGTCTGGGAGCCATGCTCCACGACATAGGCAAACTGGAACTGCCCCAGAATATCTTCGTCAACAGGTACGAGACTCTTAACCGTGAAGGCAAAGATCTCGTACGTTCGCATCCTGCGCTTGGTGTAGGCTACTGTTCTTCGCTCCCGCTGCCGCAGGAAACTTTGCAGTGTATTCTTTTCCACCACGAACGGGAAGACGGAACAGGGTATCCCTCCGGCTCAACAGGAAATTTTCTTCCAGACTATGTTAAGGTCCTGACCATGTGTAATCTGTATGACAACCTAGTCACCGGGAAATATGGCCGGAAAAAAACGCCTTTCGAAGCGTTGACGCACATCCGATCCATGCGAAGTGCCTTTGATCAGAAAATGCTCAAACGATTGATTTCAGTGCTTGCCACGTCTGACTTGGCCTAA